In a single window of the Nicotiana tomentosiformis chromosome 8, ASM39032v3, whole genome shotgun sequence genome:
- the LOC104108812 gene encoding uncharacterized protein — protein MVDFQTVCSMCGDVGFPDKLFRCSKCHHRFQHSYCSNYYNESSEPIQVCDWCQSEEKGSRHGGSRKSIAGMSDSGIKSEYSGDKIKQNDREESGAERAKNPSGTPSPRRRYKLLKDVMC, from the exons atggtgGATTTTCAAACAGTTTGCTCCATGTGTGGTGATGTAGGCTTCCCTGACAAGCTCTTCCGCTGCTCCAAGTGCCACCACCGTTTTCAGCACTC GTATTGTAGCAACTACTACAACGAATCATCGGAGCCAATACAAGTGTGTGATTGGTGTCAAAGTGAGGAAAAAGGCTCGAGGCATGGTGGTTCAAGGAAATCAATTGCAGGAATGAGTGATTCAGGGATCAAATCGGAATATTCAGGTGACAAAATCAAGCAGAATGATAGGGAAGAAAGTGGTGCTGAAAGGGCAAAGAATCCTAGTGGCACTCCTTCACCTCGGAGAAGATACAAGCTTCTCAAGGATGTCATGTGTTAA